AGTTTACAATAAACATAGAATCTGTAAAATGCATTGTAAATTCCCAACCCACCAATTCTAGTGCAGTATTCAAGAATTTCTACATAGAATCCATAAAATGTAAAGGGTATTATCAAActcaaattcccaaaattcaatcaaattattCAAACCCACAAATTCAATTCCGTCTTGCTATAGCATTATAGGGAATTTATTGTAAGTCCCTCAATATACAAACCGCGCCCCCAACccaataagggaaaaaaattgaacttgaaTGACTATTTTGGAGGGTTTTCCCCCCAAAATTCAACCAAATCATTCGAACCACCGCAAATTCAATTCCATCTTGCCTATACTAGGGAATTTACTGTAAATCCCTCAATATGCAACCAACCCCGAccaggaaaaataaataaattcagacTTTCGATGGCTATTTTGGACggctcttattattattatttttttttttgtaatttttctcaTTCAGACATACAACAATGACTTCCAATCAACATACCTTAATTGGAAATAGGGAATTAACGGGAATAACAACAGATTCATCAGAAATAATCcaaaatttttactaaaaaataaattaaaaaaaaaaaaccagcaatattcataatatcaaCCACAAGAAAAATATCTCGATAACTAGAAATAGCAGATCATCAAGCTAGATCTATCAGATCtacaagtaaataaataaataaaaattaaaaataaatatatacagaGACAGAAAAAGAGAGAACCTGGCAATGGCGAATGACTCGAACTGAGAGATGTCAACCACTAGGTTAGCTTTTGTAGCCTGTTTGAGTTCCGTTGCGATTGGGCTGGCATTTGCATTTGGGCCGCATTATGGGCTGGATTTGCCCAGGGCTATAACACATATTTTGGCCCATGTTCCATTTTCGTGCCACTTTTGCATACTAAAAAAGCCCTTATTTTGCTATTAAGAGGCTTAGAGTGCTGCTTGGTCCGacactaaaattttataaaaatacggGTGTTTGGGCTCAAGCCTACTAACGCATATTTGGGCCCATATTCCATTTTCGTGCCACTTTTACTaactaaaaaaacttattttgttCTTAGGAGGCTTATGGTCCGTTTCGCCATGTTTTCTatggttgtttttaaaaactgtttttaaattaaaaataaaaaataattttctaaaattttataaaaatatggatgtTGGGCTCGGGCTTACTAACACATATTTGGGCCCACATTCCATTCTCTAGagataaaatttacaaaaaaaaaatataattatgtgtaaaaaagaataataattattataaactaatttttatccataaattttttatgttactgggtttattatttgagtttcaaatcatttttaaaaatgactaaaCTGTTAACAAATCTAATGCATTaggtcttgtttaatttgaattttatttgtctagtaaaaaaatgaaaaaatatcattCTAAAGAGATTTATAGAATCGATCTAAAtccatttttgtttataaatttatgggagaattatcttttgggggtagatgggtccccaaattaacaaaaggtccatataactctttaaattgagttgaaggatatgaaatagtaacagacaaatataccctttaagaacacatataaaatattttataaaattaagttaaataaatttttttcaataaatttatttttgaaaaatattaaattaaataaaagtattttaaaaaatattaaattacataaaagtatttttaaaaaatattaaattaaataaaaaatattaaattaaataaaagtatttttcaaaaatattaatttttttctcaaaatcaacaaagggcatttttggaaatactgaaggatgatatccttcaactcaattttcatactttcattaggctcaatttgaagagttacatggaccttttgttaatttgggggcccatctacccccaaaacataattctccctaaatttatagtattaattAGATCATTATTTGAGCTTCAACCTATTATTAGACTAATTAATGGATTTAACACAttgagttttatttgattttgagtttatttatcattaaaaaaaattgagaaaatatggttttatgcataaaataaataatagtcattttaaaccgattttgtccataaattttttatatttattgaaccactatttaaattttaaattattaaactagTTAGTAAATGCAACCCATTAAATCTTGTTTAACATGCCTAATTGCCTAACTTTTATAAGAATAACTTTTTCAAACATTAATACCATTTTTAACCTACtttaaaatcactctcaaacaaACCCTTATAATACACACATCAATGGCTCATAGTTTAACCACCATAGGACAAGAAGCCCATTCAATTTCTTGGCATTTTCCTAGAATTTGAGAATTTATGTAAATCTATCTTCAATAGAATTTGTAAAATCTTTTCCCCTCAACATTTTCAACTCTCATCCTCCCATGAAACTAAGTTTTGCTGCAAAGTTGCAAGGACTTGTAATCTGCAATACAATGAGGAAGCAGATACCCAAATGCTAGGTGCCATGCCAAAGAACAATCAAGAAACCCAGAAAAATTTTCCAGGCTTTTCTGAGTCAGaagaaaagaggagaaaaacccACACAACAGAAGAGAGTGAGAGATTCATAACCAAACACTCAGACTAGATCAAAGTACGAGGAGAATAATGCATAGAATGATACAACAGACTACTGAAAACATCTTAGTTCTGAGTGTAAAATCATACATTGAGCTAAGTAAGAACTCTAATCAGTACCCATCACTTTACAGAGTTAGACACAACAGGGGAGAGATGGCATAGCTTCTCCTCCTTTTCTTTAACAGCCAGCTGCTCGGAGGAAATTGTCAAATGGGCTCGCAGGAGGCAGCTTCATTGCCAGCCATGGATCCAACGATAACTTGCTACCGGGAACAGACCTGCCATCACTTGTGATCTGCATAAACCAGAGCTATGTTAGAGCATGATACACATTATGGGTCTGAATCCTGACCCTGAAATGAATTTAAGTTCTCACGTTTGTGATTGCTGAGCACCCGTCTGCAGGGAATGTTGGAAACGGTTTGTCAGGTCCGATGGTGTAACCATTTTCATGGGTCAACCAACTGGAGAGCTTCCTCCTGGTGCCACTGCCAAGAGCTTCACACTGGCTAGCCATGGCGCTGTATGGGAGGGGTGAAGTCGAGACAGATGTTCCAGCCACTTGACCAGCTACCTCAAGCGCCTGAGAACAAATCCGTTTGTAAACATTAGGAAGAATTTGCATCACTCAATCTCAAATGTCATTTTGGATGGGGGTTTTTATTCTCCAAACCCCATATCAATGGATGCTTGCATGTAAGTAGATAGTCGGGAAAGAAACACTGCACAAGCACACATTTTTGTTGTGCCCTTTGTTTGGGAAAACCTTTGTGATCAAGTCAGCCATCAGAGCTTATAATCTTAAACTCCAGATCCCCTCAGGTCCATAGTAAAGAAAGCTttcaaataaaagtgaaaagGTGACTAGGGGGATTCACTAAATTCATATACAAATGTGCATGTTTTTTATAAGAGAGAGAGGGATTACCGATTCGAGCAGCTGCCCAATGCTAATCACGTGCGACAGAGAAGGGGATGCAGGCATTTTGGGAATGAAGCGGGAGAGGTCTACAACAGATGATTCGCTAATCAGGTCTTCCTCAACTAATGAATTTGGTGGAAAATCCTGCAACAAAGGTGACAATCATAATCATAAaatcttatttcaattattatcatGACTCTTCCTTCGTATAGATTGAATCCTAATTGGAAAGGTGGCTGGTGGCTGGTGGCTGGTGGCTGGTTTGTGAAAGAGCACACCCAAAAATTGAGCTTTATGAGAAATTATCTCCAAATTAATgcaatttcaaaaaacaatagaTAATGATCACAAGAGAGCATACCCCATCAAAAGAAAGTGATTCCTTGGGAAGTGAAACCGTTTGAATGTGTTCTAGGCCGAATATTGATTGTGGACCAAACAATAATGCATCATCAGGAGTGAATGTTTCAGACAGTTGCTTAGCCAGTTCATCTGCATCCAACTTAACAAGCAGAAAAAGATGAATTTAGATCCAAAACTATCATGTATTAGGTAGTTATGTAGGTGTCACCCCACCCACACACCCACTCACCCACAATGAAATGGCTTACCTCAGTAATGCTAGATAGACTCTGAATTAAGATGTCCATTATGACCTTGTCGGACTCATAGATTTTGTTTCGTAACTCCAAAAGTAATGACATTGCAACTTGATTATCAGTGACAGATCCATAATCTCTCACATTTGCTTGAGGCTTTACACATACTTGAAGGTCATCGTTAATGGCCACAAAAGGATCAACCTGATGTTAAGAATACAttcatcagaaaaaaaaaatgaatgtcaATAGAAAATCAGGCATTTTGGTTGGCAGCACACAGAGTAAAACTCACATCATATGGAACTAAGGTCTTCATCAAATCATTAAGGTCGGGAATCTGATAAATCTTTGCCACAAACATCAACATCCCAGTTGACAGCACAAGGATTGATCTCTGGCATGCCGGAGACAGCGTCCCTGCCAAAGAAGCAGAAAAGTTTGAATTGTACATCCTCAACATTCTCCAAATTATGGAAGGCTGTTCAAGAAATTCAATAGCCCTTACCATTGTTCGGGTCCAAGGATATATTCCTCAGAGATAGGGGAAGCTGGAAAAAGCGGACCACAAGGTTGTCATTGGGGTTCTGCAACATTACAGAGTTTgagagatttcatgagtaatgACAACAGCACAGCAATATATACATCTACATGTATCCATCCacagaaaattttagaaaagaaaaaattaataaagaaaaaaaagactgCAAGGATTTTAAACACAAGTGATACAGAAAAATAGTTAACACCCTGTGAGAATCAAACTGCTCCACTGGATCCTACATTGCATTTTAAGGTAGAAATCTATCATCGAGAACtttaaaaggaaagagagaTGGAGGGAGGAGAAAAAATATGTTACCTTCAAGCGTGAAGAAATAAGCGTTAAGCTGAAAGAATGAGCTATAGCTTCAATATTTGAAGGCAAATTATCTGGAAGATTGGCTTGAATCCAGAAGGCAGACAGGAGCTGAGCTATTTGGTCCTCACTAACCTTCAGAATATATGGTTCCTGTGCCAATCAATGAATTATGCTTACTGTTTAATGTAGTGAAACTGATCATAATTACACAAATACATGAACATGCACACAACTCCtcaaggaaaaaacaaaaagtactTACGGACTCAGTCAAGCTGGTTGATCCAGCTGTCCGGTCAATAATAGAACTTAAGTTGTAAAAATTAGGGGAATTCTTGCGGGCCCGCCCATGTTTCCAGTCTTCTTCagcaatttctttttccttaagatCATCTTGAACATTATTCCCATGTTCTATTTTAGTGCCATCCTTCTCTTTACGGAGCTTCTCAAGTCGAGCAGTAATTGAAGCAAATGCAGATGCAGTATTGGAATGCCATCTTCTTTGTTCATAAAGATAACCAGATCGCAAAGAAGCAACCGTTTGTCTAGGATGGTTAGAACTTGGTATGAGAAGAACAGAAAATATTTGGTGTGCTCCAAGACGTGCCTCAACATCTGGATGCAACATTACTTTCAAAAGTTGGACAAGAAGTGATTCTGGAAACACCTGcattaaaatgtttttgagaaacaaaaaggTTATTGGGCTGGGATTAAAAGGAGCACATGCTAGTAATATCTAGTGACATTACAACAACAAATTTGCAGAGAGACCCAGAACATAAGAGAATGGCAGAACAATCCAAAAACTTGATTTAAAAGATATCATAAGAATACCAAACTCCTCTTACCTGCTGTGAGCATGAAGAGACTGATGCTAGTGAAATCATATAAGCCAGGGTCAACAGAGATCCAATAGTTGCCCGGGCAACTACCCCACCAGATGGCAAACTTTCCAAAGTTATTGCCATCATATCAAATAGTGGTCGTGCATCGCCAATCTAATATCAACCAGcacaaaaataatatagattaCAAGCcccattaaaagaaaaaatttcaagtaacACAAAAGTAACTAAGAGTGCGTTTGGCAGTAATTCTAGAAAGTATTTTTGGCATTTCTAATacctaaaagataaaaaatttcaaaaataaaaaatactagaaacacttcctaaaatcactaccaaacgggctttaagagtgcgtttggcaatgattttaggaagtgtttttagtattttaatacTTGAAGGATGAAATTTTTCTAGTGTTTGAAAGTGTCTCTcttggaagtgtttttagaagaatcacCTATCAAACATTTTTCCAAAAagtattataagtgatttttcaaccttttaaaagtgttttttaatttttgttaaatgtctgatttcttcaaaaacacCTTTTAGTCTAGAAgtgctttttaaaaacaatgctAAACAGACTCTAACTTACCCCCCTGGCAATTTCTAGCAGGCAATCTTCAATTGAGTTTTGGAGAGAGATATTCAAGTCCGATTCTTGCTGTCCTGCTGATTCAACAGTGGCCTGGAGACTTTTTCTCAAGTGCCTGCACAGATCACTGACAAAGCCAATTTCTGCCAGTATGGCTCCTGATCTGACTTGATGAACCAAAGCAGTGGCAACTTGGATAACATAAGATTTGGTTTGGGGATCGTGTGCAACATTTTTGTGGTCTAGATGGCGTATCACAGCAGCTAAAATCATTTTCTGGTCCCCTGGAAACAGAAGCTGCATTAGCAGAAGTATCTAGATTTACTAGCCTTCTAGTCTTTTAGAATTTGGCAACTACATTTGGAAATTGTAACCAGAAGAGATGTGGCTCAAAGCCTGTTTGCAGTATGTGAATTGATCATAGAAGCTATAAAGCATCAGGTTGAAGACATTTGACCCAAATGCATCTAGATGCAGGGAGAAAAAAGACATACAAcaagttttaaaacatataaattatatgtatcacaaaatattaaatccattgaatcaaatttagatTCATTTTATCCATTCTATTTTACTGACACTCCTTCCTTCCATGTGGATATGCATGCGTTTTTCTATAAATCTACATTCAAACATTGGATTATTCTCAACGGGCATGTCATTACCTCTTGCATTTTTGCGTCAAACAAAAGTGCTCAAATTGAAATACCAATGTATATGCTGAAAAATACTTTGACATATCCTagttaaacaaataaaatgttcAGCTATCGGACAAATAATAAATGACACAACTAAATCAGTAAAAATTTTTTACTGGTAAAAGATATTAGGTATAAACTGCCTGAGAGGAGGTGGA
Above is a genomic segment from Vitis riparia cultivar Riparia Gloire de Montpellier isolate 1030 chromosome 14, EGFV_Vit.rip_1.0, whole genome shotgun sequence containing:
- the LOC117930291 gene encoding protein SEMI-ROLLED LEAF 2 isoform X2, producing the protein MGFISRRIFPACGSMCVCCPALRSRSRQPVKRYKKLLAEIFPKSIDGPPNERKIVKLCEYAAKNPFRIPKIAKYLEERCYKELRCEHIKFIAIVTEAYNKLLCMCKDQMAYFAVSLLNVVSELLDKPKKDAMRILGCQTLTRFIYCQADSTYTHNIENFVRKVCMLAREAGDEQQTSTLKASSLQCLSAMIVHVTLDNYERDTHNGEDDERGEPHHNWVDEVVRCEGRGGAGVGSEISPSCPVIRPQTEKKDPSLLTREEIETPKVWAQICIQRMVELAKESTTMRRVLDPMFVYFDTGRHWVPRQGLALVVLSDMSYFVESMGDQKMILAAVIRHLDHKNVAHDPQTKSYVIQVATALVHQVRSGAILAEIGFVSDLCRHLRKSLQATVESAGQQESDLNISLQNSIEDCLLEIARGIGDARPLFDMMAITLESLPSGGVVARATIGSLLTLAYMISLASVSSCSQQVFPESLLVQLLKVMLHPDVEARLGAHQIFSVLLIPSSNHPRQTVASLRSGYLYEQRRWHSNTASAFASITARLEKLRKEKDGTKIEHGNNVQDDLKEKEIAEEDWKHGRARKNSPNFYNLSSIIDRTAGSTSLTESEPYILKVSEDQIAQLLSAFWIQANLPDNLPSNIEAIAHSFSLTLISSRLKNPNDNLVVRFFQLPLSLRNISLDPNNGTLSPACQRSILVLSTGMLMFVAKIYQIPDLNDLMKTLVPYDVDPFVAINDDLQVCVKPQANVRDYGSVTDNQVAMSLLLELRNKIYESDKVIMDILIQSLSSITELDADELAKQLSETFTPDDALLFGPQSIFGLEHIQTVSLPKESLSFDGDFPPNSLVEEDLISESSVVDLSRFIPKMPASPSLSHVISIGQLLESALEVAGQVAGTSVSTSPLPYSAMASQCEALGSGTRRKLSSWLTHENGYTIGPDKPFPTFPADGCSAITNITSDGRSVPGSKLSLDPWLAMKLPPASPFDNFLRAAGC
- the LOC117930291 gene encoding protein SEMI-ROLLED LEAF 2 isoform X3 encodes the protein MCKDQMAYFAVSLLNVVSELLDKPKKDAMRILGCQTLTRFIYCQADSTYTHNIENFVRKVCMLAREAGDEQQTSTLKASSLQCLSAMVWFMAEFSLIFSDFDEIVHVTLDNYERDTHNGEDDERGEPHHNWVDEVVRCEGRGGAGVGSEISPSCPVIRPQTEKKDPSLLTREEIETPKVWAQICIQRMVELAKESTTMRRVLDPMFVYFDTGRHWVPRQGLALVVLSDMSYFVESMGDQKMILAAVIRHLDHKNVAHDPQTKSYVIQVATALVHQVRSGAILAEIGFVSDLCRHLRKSLQATVESAGQQESDLNISLQNSIEDCLLEIARGIGDARPLFDMMAITLESLPSGGVVARATIGSLLTLAYMISLASVSSCSQQVFPESLLVQLLKVMLHPDVEARLGAHQIFSVLLIPSSNHPRQTVASLRSGYLYEQRRWHSNTASAFASITARLEKLRKEKDGTKIEHGNNVQDDLKEKEIAEEDWKHGRARKNSPNFYNLSSIIDRTAGSTSLTESEPYILKVSEDQIAQLLSAFWIQANLPDNLPSNIEAIAHSFSLTLISSRLKNPNDNLVVRFFQLPLSLRNISLDPNNGTLSPACQRSILVLSTGMLMFVAKIYQIPDLNDLMKTLVPYDVDPFVAINDDLQVCVKPQANVRDYGSVTDNQVAMSLLLELRNKIYESDKVIMDILIQSLSSITELDADELAKQLSETFTPDDALLFGPQSIFGLEHIQTVSLPKESLSFDGDFPPNSLVEEDLISESSVVDLSRFIPKMPASPSLSHVISIGQLLESALEVAGQVAGTSVSTSPLPYSAMASQCEALGSGTRRKLSSWLTHENGYTIGPDKPFPTFPADGCSAITNITSDGRSVPGSKLSLDPWLAMKLPPASPFDNFLRAAGC
- the LOC117930291 gene encoding protein SEMI-ROLLED LEAF 2 isoform X1 translates to MGFISRRIFPACGSMCVCCPALRSRSRQPVKRYKKLLAEIFPKSIDGPPNERKIVKLCEYAAKNPFRIPKIAKYLEERCYKELRCEHIKFIAIVTEAYNKLLCMCKDQMAYFAVSLLNVVSELLDKPKKDAMRILGCQTLTRFIYCQADSTYTHNIENFVRKVCMLAREAGDEQQTSTLKASSLQCLSAMVWFMAEFSLIFSDFDEIVHVTLDNYERDTHNGEDDERGEPHHNWVDEVVRCEGRGGAGVGSEISPSCPVIRPQTEKKDPSLLTREEIETPKVWAQICIQRMVELAKESTTMRRVLDPMFVYFDTGRHWVPRQGLALVVLSDMSYFVESMGDQKMILAAVIRHLDHKNVAHDPQTKSYVIQVATALVHQVRSGAILAEIGFVSDLCRHLRKSLQATVESAGQQESDLNISLQNSIEDCLLEIARGIGDARPLFDMMAITLESLPSGGVVARATIGSLLTLAYMISLASVSSCSQQVFPESLLVQLLKVMLHPDVEARLGAHQIFSVLLIPSSNHPRQTVASLRSGYLYEQRRWHSNTASAFASITARLEKLRKEKDGTKIEHGNNVQDDLKEKEIAEEDWKHGRARKNSPNFYNLSSIIDRTAGSTSLTESEPYILKVSEDQIAQLLSAFWIQANLPDNLPSNIEAIAHSFSLTLISSRLKNPNDNLVVRFFQLPLSLRNISLDPNNGTLSPACQRSILVLSTGMLMFVAKIYQIPDLNDLMKTLVPYDVDPFVAINDDLQVCVKPQANVRDYGSVTDNQVAMSLLLELRNKIYESDKVIMDILIQSLSSITELDADELAKQLSETFTPDDALLFGPQSIFGLEHIQTVSLPKESLSFDGDFPPNSLVEEDLISESSVVDLSRFIPKMPASPSLSHVISIGQLLESALEVAGQVAGTSVSTSPLPYSAMASQCEALGSGTRRKLSSWLTHENGYTIGPDKPFPTFPADGCSAITNITSDGRSVPGSKLSLDPWLAMKLPPASPFDNFLRAAGC